In one Micromonospora polyrhachis genomic region, the following are encoded:
- a CDS encoding polyprenyl synthetase family protein → MTHKDPVPLLDRAGLRQRVDKALTEFLSHRRSWLTSVDDGLVPVADAVEAFVLRGGKRLRPAFAYWGYRAAGGVDSDHVVAGLAALELVQASALIHDDLMDRSDTRRGEPAVHRRFAIAHRATGWSGNADSFGESAAILLGDLCLVWSDELLHSSGLDPVALARTRPVFDEMRAEVTVGQYLDVLTQATGDTSVARASKVARYKSAKYTVERPLLLGAALAEAPATIHHAYSGYGLPLGEAFQLRDDVLGVFGDPEQTGKPAGDDLREGKRTYLVAAALAAADRAGRVLLTERLGDPGLDSAGVDQLREIIRASGALERTEQRIASLTETALTALSGVELDSESRQMLVELAVAATRRRD, encoded by the coding sequence GTGACCCACAAGGATCCCGTCCCCCTGCTGGACCGCGCCGGTCTCCGGCAGCGGGTCGACAAGGCACTGACCGAGTTCCTGTCCCACCGACGTAGCTGGCTGACCAGCGTCGATGACGGGCTGGTGCCGGTCGCCGACGCCGTCGAGGCGTTCGTGCTCCGGGGCGGCAAACGACTACGCCCCGCCTTCGCCTACTGGGGCTACCGGGCCGCCGGTGGAGTCGACTCCGACCACGTCGTGGCGGGGCTCGCCGCCCTGGAACTCGTACAGGCCAGCGCGCTGATCCACGACGACCTGATGGACCGCTCGGACACCCGACGCGGTGAACCGGCCGTACACCGACGGTTCGCCATCGCGCACCGTGCGACCGGGTGGAGCGGCAACGCCGACAGTTTCGGGGAATCCGCAGCCATCCTCCTCGGTGACCTGTGCCTGGTCTGGTCGGACGAGCTGCTGCACAGCAGCGGGCTCGACCCGGTGGCACTGGCTCGGACCCGCCCGGTCTTCGACGAGATGCGTGCCGAGGTCACCGTCGGGCAGTATCTCGACGTGCTCACCCAGGCCACCGGGGACACCTCGGTGGCGCGGGCCAGCAAGGTGGCCCGCTACAAGTCGGCGAAATACACGGTGGAACGGCCGCTACTGCTCGGTGCCGCGCTCGCCGAGGCACCCGCCACGATCCACCACGCCTACTCCGGCTACGGGCTACCGCTGGGCGAGGCGTTCCAGCTCCGCGACGACGTGCTCGGCGTCTTCGGTGACCCGGAGCAGACCGGCAAACCGGCCGGGGACGACCTACGCGAGGGTAAGCGGACCTATCTCGTGGCCGCGGCCCTGGCAGCGGCCGACCGGGCGGGCCGCGTGCTGCTGACCGAACGGCTGGGCGACCCGGGGCTCGACTCGGCCGGCGTCGACCAGCTCCGGGAGATCATCAGGGCCAGCGGGGCGTTGGAGCGGACCGAGCAGCGGATCGCCAGCCTCACCGAGACCGCGCTGACCGCGCTCTCCGGCGTCGAACTGGACAGCGAGTCCCGGCAGATGCTGGTCGAACTGGCGGTCGCGGCGACCCGTCGACGGGACTGA
- a CDS encoding helix-turn-helix domain-containing protein: MTPPDPYPWPDRSTLLGPLLTQLRLAHGWSQLDVAERLCQASGLATLSRHEISRWERQQRVPGDFWLGWLATVLEVPLDCLTAAATATLRVRGRSAGPGPTPMPDRQRLITLAHAWLADPTGPLSADLGDLPFPPATSTTGPTGGAGITMADITNLRRLDDLVGGVDLLHQGLDQLARARSVLAGPEAATRRSGRSLVATAGQLAGWLAADAGAEQTAWDAYRLALVTAAADGDRCLAAHVLGSASHLLASLGEAAGALILAQTAYAGSRRRATPGVRALLLHRIAFAAALDGRTRAAQTALTAAHRAADRRDPAHDPPWLYWLDDTELTAMTGRCLAALRRPLRAEPLLAQARHQVAPGRSSAVYGAWLARTYLRLGEVEQACVIADAALLDAIRVGSVRAATELVRVRRQLAPHRDEPAVRQHTALVAAAHSYLPTPVVLR; encoded by the coding sequence GTGACACCGCCCGATCCATACCCGTGGCCCGACCGGTCGACGCTCCTCGGCCCGCTGCTCACCCAGCTTCGGCTGGCCCATGGCTGGAGTCAGCTCGACGTGGCCGAACGGCTGTGCCAGGCATCCGGCCTGGCCACCCTGAGCCGACACGAGATCTCCCGCTGGGAACGGCAGCAGCGCGTGCCCGGCGACTTCTGGCTGGGCTGGCTCGCCACCGTACTGGAGGTGCCCCTCGATTGCCTGACGGCCGCTGCCACGGCCACCCTGAGGGTGCGGGGCCGCTCGGCCGGGCCCGGCCCGACCCCGATGCCGGACCGGCAGCGCCTGATCACGCTGGCCCACGCCTGGCTCGCCGACCCGACCGGTCCACTCAGCGCCGACCTGGGCGATTTGCCCTTCCCCCCAGCCACCTCGACCACCGGCCCGACAGGTGGCGCAGGAATCACCATGGCCGACATCACCAACCTACGGCGGCTGGACGACCTGGTCGGCGGGGTGGACCTGCTGCACCAGGGCCTGGACCAACTGGCCCGGGCGCGTTCCGTACTGGCTGGTCCCGAGGCGGCCACCCGCCGTTCGGGCCGCTCCCTCGTCGCCACCGCCGGGCAGCTCGCCGGCTGGCTGGCCGCCGACGCCGGAGCCGAGCAGACGGCGTGGGACGCGTACCGGTTGGCCCTGGTCACCGCCGCCGCCGACGGCGACCGATGCCTGGCGGCGCACGTCCTCGGCTCGGCCAGTCATCTACTCGCCAGCCTCGGCGAAGCGGCCGGTGCCCTGATCCTGGCCCAGACCGCATACGCCGGGTCGCGCCGACGGGCGACCCCCGGCGTACGCGCGCTGCTGCTGCACCGGATCGCCTTCGCCGCGGCTCTCGACGGGCGAACCCGGGCCGCCCAGACCGCGCTCACCGCCGCGCATCGGGCCGCCGACCGGCGCGATCCGGCCCACGACCCGCCGTGGCTCTACTGGCTCGACGACACCGAACTCACCGCGATGACCGGCCGCTGCCTGGCCGCGTTGCGTCGACCGTTACGCGCCGAGCCGCTGCTGGCGCAGGCCCGGCACCAGGTGGCACCCGGTCGAAGCTCGGCGGTCTACGGTGCCTGGCTGGCCCGCACCTACCTGCGCCTCGGCGAGGTGGAACAAGCCTGCGTGATCGCGGACGCGGCGCTACTCGACGCCATCCGGGTCGGGTCCGTGCGAGCGGCCACCGAACTGGTGCGGGTACGCCGGCAACTAGCGCCGCACCGGGATGAACCGGCGGTACGGCAACATACCGCCCTGGTCGCCGCAGCCCATTCCTACCTACCGACACCGGTCGTACTTCGATGA
- a CDS encoding Rv2175c family DNA-binding protein has product MTEPVPVAPAGWLTLPEVAERLDVSISKVHQMIRERELIAVRQDGIRRVPAELVANSTVRKHLPGVLNLLYDAGYDDDAALRWLYLADATLPGTPAEALGGDRAREVKRRAQALGF; this is encoded by the coding sequence GTGACCGAACCCGTACCCGTCGCCCCGGCCGGCTGGTTGACCCTGCCGGAAGTGGCCGAACGCCTTGACGTGTCCATCAGCAAGGTGCACCAGATGATCCGCGAGCGGGAGCTGATCGCGGTCCGCCAGGACGGCATCCGCCGGGTGCCCGCCGAGCTGGTCGCGAACAGTACGGTGCGCAAGCACCTGCCCGGTGTGCTCAACCTGCTGTACGACGCGGGGTACGACGACGACGCGGCGCTGCGCTGGCTCTACCTGGCCGACGCCACGTTGCCTGGCACCCCGGCGGAGGCGCTCGGTGGTGACCGCGCCCGAGAGGTCAAGCGTCGGGCGCAGGCGCTGGGCTTCTGA
- the mptB gene encoding polyprenol phosphomannose-dependent alpha 1,6 mannosyltransferase MptB, whose product MPGPVHLVRLRMAGLAATTLMAVGAYWAGATPDADPDAALRPAGPLADSWPYWLGLAGWLTGLIALIVTWWRLGGRLRPPPVSGALPGSVSLRWLLGTGALWAVPLLVAPPMGSRDVYAYACQGAVWLDGTDPYVEGVAAGGCPWVETVPPLWRDTPTPYGPLAVALAGAVVAVARMVATSTDGQLLVALGLFRAVALAGSLLVAGYVPRLARLCGVDPVAAAWLGLVSPLVAVHVVAGVHNDALLVGLLLAALGMAADRPPSCQTRERALRRHIVLVGAGAAVGLAIAIKVTALVALPFVILLATVAGSRSQAGPGTTVGTPRSRARLGAAARASGVVLAGAVLAFAGLSLVTGLGLGWLGALRDTGELVQWTSLPTGLGMSAGYLLRLVGRPEAFDSAVTVARVLGFATLAAVSAALVVRAWRATAEPGAPGRRGVLVAAGSTLAALALLSPVFYPWYGLTAIAVLAGAVADHRWQRRLAGVVVVLSLLVLPNGQGVAALTKLPGALLDVVLVVALIVVTVRRGAGKSPSQGKMR is encoded by the coding sequence GTGCCCGGTCCCGTTCACCTCGTACGGCTCCGGATGGCCGGGCTCGCCGCGACCACCCTGATGGCCGTCGGCGCGTACTGGGCGGGGGCGACGCCCGACGCGGACCCGGACGCCGCTCTGCGGCCTGCTGGCCCGCTGGCCGACTCCTGGCCCTACTGGCTCGGGCTCGCCGGCTGGCTCACCGGTCTGATCGCCCTCATCGTGACCTGGTGGCGGCTCGGCGGGCGGCTGCGCCCTCCCCCGGTGTCGGGGGCGCTGCCGGGGTCGGTATCGCTGCGCTGGCTGTTGGGGACCGGCGCGCTCTGGGCGGTGCCGTTGCTGGTCGCCCCGCCGATGGGCAGCCGGGACGTGTACGCGTACGCCTGCCAGGGGGCGGTGTGGCTGGACGGCACCGATCCGTACGTCGAGGGGGTGGCGGCCGGCGGCTGCCCGTGGGTGGAGACCGTGCCACCGCTGTGGCGGGACACCCCGACACCGTACGGCCCGCTGGCGGTCGCGCTGGCCGGTGCCGTGGTCGCCGTCGCCCGGATGGTGGCCACCTCGACTGACGGACAACTGCTCGTCGCGCTCGGCCTCTTCCGGGCCGTCGCACTGGCCGGCAGCCTGCTCGTCGCCGGATACGTACCGCGCCTGGCCCGACTCTGCGGTGTCGACCCGGTGGCCGCTGCCTGGCTCGGCCTGGTCTCCCCCCTGGTCGCGGTGCACGTGGTGGCCGGGGTGCACAACGACGCGTTGCTGGTGGGCCTGCTGCTGGCCGCCCTGGGCATGGCCGCCGACCGACCACCCTCCTGTCAGACCCGGGAACGAGCGCTTCGTCGGCACATTGTTCTGGTCGGCGCGGGGGCGGCGGTGGGCCTGGCCATCGCCATCAAGGTCACCGCGCTGGTCGCGCTGCCGTTCGTCATCCTGCTGGCCACGGTGGCCGGCTCCCGGTCGCAGGCGGGCCCGGGGACGACGGTGGGCACCCCTCGATCGCGGGCGCGCCTGGGAGCGGCGGCACGTGCGTCAGGGGTGGTGCTCGCCGGGGCGGTGCTGGCATTCGCCGGCCTGAGCCTGGTGACCGGTCTCGGTCTGGGCTGGCTCGGAGCACTGCGCGACACCGGTGAACTGGTGCAGTGGACGTCGCTACCGACCGGCCTGGGCATGTCCGCCGGCTATCTGCTGCGGCTGGTCGGGCGACCGGAGGCATTCGACAGCGCGGTGACCGTCGCCCGGGTGCTGGGCTTCGCCACCCTGGCGGCGGTCTCGGCGGCGCTGGTCGTACGCGCCTGGCGTGCGACCGCCGAGCCGGGAGCACCCGGCCGACGGGGGGTGCTGGTGGCCGCTGGAAGCACCCTCGCCGCGCTGGCCCTGCTCTCCCCGGTGTTCTACCCCTGGTACGGCCTCACCGCGATCGCGGTGCTCGCCGGGGCGGTGGCAGACCACCGCTGGCAGCGGCGGCTCGCGGGAGTCGTCGTGGTGCTCAGTCTCCTGGTGCTGCCCAACGGGCAGGGCGTGGCGGCGCTGACCAAGCTGCCCGGTGCCCTGCTCGACGTGGTCCTCGTCGTTGCGCTGATCGTGGTCACGGTCCGCCGAGGTGCGGGGAAGAGCCCCTCCCAAGGCAAGATGCGATAG
- a CDS encoding lycopene cyclase domain-containing protein has product MGHFAYLAVLAGCAFCALWLEPVLRVGVLRRWKRLLLTLVPVIVIFVLWDLAAIAAGHWTFDPEQITGVMLPGGLPLDELLFFIVVPICAILGFEAVRVVRGWPAGDEE; this is encoded by the coding sequence ATGGGACATTTCGCCTACCTTGCCGTTTTGGCCGGCTGTGCCTTCTGCGCCCTGTGGCTGGAGCCGGTCCTCCGGGTCGGCGTTCTGCGGCGCTGGAAGCGCCTGCTGCTCACCTTGGTGCCGGTAATTGTGATCTTCGTCCTGTGGGATCTGGCGGCGATCGCCGCCGGACACTGGACCTTCGACCCGGAGCAGATCACCGGGGTCATGTTGCCCGGCGGGTTGCCCCTGGACGAGCTGCTCTTCTTCATCGTGGTGCCGATCTGCGCCATCCTCGGCTTCGAGGCGGTACGGGTGGTGCGCGGCTGGCCGGCAGGTGACGAGGAGTGA
- a CDS encoding lycopene cyclase domain-containing protein — MTYTVAALLGVVGAVLVDLFVLRTRLVRHAVFWATYPIIIFFQLISNGILTGRDIVRYDPEAIIGLRVVYAPVEDLLFGFALVLLTLSVWVWLGRRGVQRARR; from the coding sequence GTGACGTACACGGTCGCGGCGCTGCTCGGTGTGGTCGGCGCCGTACTGGTCGACCTCTTCGTGCTGCGTACCCGGCTGGTGCGGCATGCGGTGTTCTGGGCGACCTATCCGATCATCATCTTCTTCCAGCTGATCTCCAACGGCATCCTGACCGGTCGCGACATCGTCCGGTACGACCCGGAGGCGATCATCGGGTTGCGGGTGGTCTACGCCCCGGTGGAGGACCTGCTGTTCGGGTTCGCCCTGGTGCTGCTGACCCTGTCCGTGTGGGTCTGGCTGGGCCGACGAGGCGTGCAGCGCGCCCGGCGCTAG